A genomic window from Ananas comosus cultivar F153 linkage group 22, ASM154086v1, whole genome shotgun sequence includes:
- the LOC109727655 gene encoding zinc transporter 10-like — MLYDVKAALTDPCLLRFPCRSFPFSGFVAMAAALATLVLDFLATQFYEHKHRAAATAETDATAEDDEGRSITTAALEPPVDEDEDEGSAKGGNAVHIVRMRAHAAAHGHSHHHHGHAHGHAHRHAHEDGDKGQVSLHVRHIVASQVLDLKSKPPLLAVHIILSLMTIIK, encoded by the coding sequence ATGCTCTACGACGTCAAGGCCGCGCTCACTGACCCCTGCCTCCTCCGCTTCCCCTGTCGCTCCTTCCCCTTCTCCGGCTTCGTCGCCAtggccgccgccctcgccaccCTCGTCCTCGACTTCCTCGCCACCCAGTTCTACGAGCACAAGCACCgcgctgccgccaccgccgaGACCGACGCCACGGCAGAGGACGACGAGGGGCGCTCCATCACCACGGCGGCGCTGGAGCCACCcgtggacgaggacgaggacgagggctCCGCCAAGGGCGGCAACGCGGTGCACATCGTCAGGATGCGCGCGCACGCGGCGGCACACGGCcacagccaccaccaccacgGCCACGCCCACGGCCACGCGCACAGGCACGCGCACGAGGATGGGGACAAGGGCCAGGTCTCCTTGCACGTGCGCCACATCGTCGCCTCCCAGGTGCTCGATCTAAAGTCTAAACCACCCCTATTAGCTGTACATATCATCCTGTCACTAATGACAATTATTAAGTAA
- the LOC109727460 gene encoding uncharacterized protein LOC109727460 — MGNSLRCCLACVLPCGALDVIRVVHLSGHVDEYSRPIAAAEVLAANPNHVLSKPCSQAGGGGARWILIVSPESELRRGDIYFLIPATSTSVSSIAERKKKCAQKINQQQQQQQQQQQQQQQSKKSASMSDDESHNRYLAEVMSEKHSGGPRRRRSGARVAVWRPHLESICEDV, encoded by the coding sequence ATGGGGAATAGTCTTAGATGCTGTTTAGCTTGTGTGTTGCCCTGCGGGGCCCTCGACGTGATCCGAGTGGTCCACCTCAGCGGCCACGTGGACGAGTATAGTCGCCcgatcgccgccgccgaggtGCTCGCCGCGAACCCGAACCACGTGCTCAGCAAGCCGTGCTCGcaggccggcggcggcggcgcgcggtgGATCCTCATCGTGTCGCCCGAGTCCGAGCTCAGGCGCGGCGACATCTACTTTCTGATCCCCGCGACGTCGACGTCTGTATCGTCGATCgcggagagaaagaagaagtgCGCACAGAAAATaaatcagcaacagcaacagcagcagcagcagcagcagcagcagcagcaatcgAAAAAGTCAGCATCGATGAGCGACGACGAGAGTCATAATCGTTACCTGGCGGAAGTAATGTCGGAGAAGCACTCCGGGGGGCCGAGGAGGCGACGGAGCGGGGCTCGGGTCGCGGTGTGGCGGCCGCACCTCGAGAGCATTTGCGAGGATGTTTAG